The Lepeophtheirus salmonis chromosome 1, UVic_Lsal_1.4, whole genome shotgun sequence genome has a segment encoding these proteins:
- the LOC121118152 gene encoding uncharacterized protein, whose translation MSNKYFKYTLVLLSSLIQIGDFKKVMVVTSLDEFSEDMKVLELFDFETLKWRSVEKSDSPAPLSAAYRAESLKPGTARLVENHAVLEYELKNGLSLELARYSEDVMGSATLEYGDTLCIVGGYDSSKKSLKNEVLCWNPLNLRKKAGDAEANGRRDSGSWVALPPMNVGRHQPGAVVMDGKLYVAGGYDTKTHKFISSVEVFDDITQRWYQMAPMNHARAGLRLINSKGKLYAIGGWRKRDYLSVVEEYDPFTDSWSEVSNMNIPRASFGAIVNENDIYVVGGKKGFRQSDELRSMEKYTPSEDKWSTENLPEMPHIRGPTMATLVNDF comes from the exons ATGAGCAACAAGTATTTCAAATACACCCTTGTTCTCCTCTCATCCCTGATTCAAATCGGCGATTTCAAAAAAGTCATGGTAGTTACCTCTTTAGACGAATTCTCCGAAGATATGAAAGTCCTAGAGCTATTCGACTTTGAGACTCTTAAATGGAGAAGCGTTGAGAAGTCAGACTCTCCTGCACCTCTTTCAGCTGCATATCGTGCAGAGTCTCTCAAACCTGGGACTGCTCGTTTGGTAGAAAATCACGCTGTGCTTGAATATGAACTCAAGAATGGACTCTCCTTAGAGCTTGCACGATACTCAGAGGATGTAATGGGTTCAGCTACGCTTGAGTATGGAGATACACTTTGCATTGTTGGAGGCTATGACTCCTctaaaaaatcccttaagaatGAAGTTCTATGTTGGAATCCTTTAAATTTGCGAAAAAAAGCCGGAGATGCGGAAGCAAATGGACGTAGAGATAGTGGATCCTGGGTGGCTTTACCCCCTATGAATGTGGGAAGGCATCAACCGG GTGCTGTCGTTATGGACGGTAAACTCTATGTTGCCGGTGGCTATGATACTAAAACACACAAATTCATCTCCTCTGTGGAAGTATTTGATGACATTACACAACGTTGGTATCAAATGGCGCCCATGAACCATGCCCGTGCCGGTCTTCGACTCATTAATTCCAAAGGGAAACTCTATGCTATTGGAGGTTGGAGAAAGCGAGATTATTTATCCGTGGTCGAAGAGTACGATCCTTTTACTGACTCTTGGTCTGAAGTGTCGAATATGAACATCCCAAGGGCTAGTTTTGGGGCCATTGTTAATGAGAATGACATTTACGTGGTAGGAGGAAAGAAGGGATTTCGGCAAAGTGATGAATTGAGATCTATGGAAAAATACACTCCGTCTGAGGATAAATGGAGTACGGAAAACCTTCCAGAAATGCCACATATCCGTGGACCCACCATGGCTACCTTAGtgaatgacttttaa